In Spirobacillus cienkowskii, a genomic segment contains:
- a CDS encoding type II toxin-antitoxin system PemK/MazF family toxin: MMRQWDIWKIDFNRIADLETFIQIPNEKSNFDFCIIITGQNFLDTYHAPTIIPIAITSKGAHTFLPIEANKQTGLFCESYIFCDQLLTIHKNIFKRKVGMVPENLRQKIKEKIITYINS; encoded by the coding sequence ATGATGAGACAATGGGATATTTGGAAAATCGATTTCAATAGAATAGCGGATCTAGAAACATTCATTCAAATACCAAACGAAAAATCCAACTTTGATTTTTGTATTATTATCACAGGTCAAAACTTTCTTGATACTTACCATGCACCAACAATTATACCAATTGCAATTACAAGCAAGGGAGCTCATACATTTCTTCCAATTGAAGCAAATAAACAAACTGGTTTATTTTGTGAATCATACATTTTTTGCGATCAACTTTTAACGATCCATAAAAATATATTTAAACGCAAAGTTGGCATGGTTCCAGAAAATTTACGCCAAAAAATTAAAGAAAAAATAATTACTTATATTAACAGTTAA
- the dnaE gene encoding DNA polymerase III subunit alpha, giving the protein MQHPSEFVHLHIHSEYSLLDGSIKVKKLVKELSKRGAKAAALTDHDAMHGVLEFYLSCQSEKINGIIGYELNAEPKYLEEKKQTCHLVLLAENDIGYSNLIKLCTIANTSGKNNIFTDSSNVSWHDLEQYSKGIICLTSCLKGELAKHLLNDDKKNARLYLENLINIFGKKNTFVELIDNGLGEQKHLIPKLVQIASELDVGIVASADVHYLYKKDKETHMSLLAIKNKLQKSDVKGVPSEIEFHLTTAEEMCEKFSQYPEAILNTTRIANRCLVKIDTKSIFMPDYRQRENESSDECLVRLSKEGLEARKDAIANWMGDKFNNDIWQEYQKRLDYELSVILTMKFSGYFLIVQDFINWAKMQNIPVGPGRGSAAGSIVTYALRITNIDPIRFNLLFERFLNPERISMPDIDTDFCQDRRGEVLNYVYQKYGNRAVSQIVTFGRMMAKNAIKNLARINGWSFHDSNEFAKLIPESPGITLEQAFQEEPKIRERVENDERTRNLWEGALEVEGTLSSLGIHAAGVIISDRALDERCPLLESEGQLLTQFENKYAEKIGLIKFDFLGLKTLTVIDNTVKLIKKHKNPSLDIDTINLEDKKVYEMISTAHVTGVFQLESTGMRKLIADLKPTCFTDIIAVLALFRPGPLGSGMVEDFVKRKHGETAVEYPFIELESILNDTYGVIVYQEQVQKIAAVLANYSLGEADLLRRAMGKKDKVEMEKQKSRFVSGATQNNHNAQKSGELFDLMAKFAEYGFNKSHTAAYGWVTYQTAWLKTYYPTEFMTAIMSCDLDNTDKIVGYVRDCKRMKIKVLPPCVNHSRFEFSIPEERVIQFGLGAVKGLGSGIINMIVQEREKNGLFTTVPEFIVRMDARKLNKKIMESLIKSGAFDSLATNRAELLTNSDSWLRTIAKEADREEKTVFDLFAMCESQVAHSGNQPSSATIAQNLKNLDPIVTVQFSPFALPTKIKFENCPVKIQNQLVAVQLKPTKPWNYQEQLAHEFATLGFYMTGHPADILRPDFDKLAEITLDQAALYLEPDNVPDYKRKIIKVAGIVTMLLEKKNREGQPFLVLKIEDGFGELEVTLFNKQYAALSESIKFGEAFIIECKIRRGIEEGSVKGVAQRLDRVSNKRLELIKRIVLSTHENFLKEKDNIKKLIQIFNKNTGTTPLFMNILIPDDKIMIKAKFGNHFVKPTDSFIMEIENSWPGMIKVERLYQNPIQLA; this is encoded by the coding sequence GTGCAGCATCCCTCTGAGTTTGTCCATCTTCATATTCATTCTGAGTATTCCTTGCTCGATGGTTCTATCAAAGTAAAAAAGCTTGTAAAAGAACTCAGTAAACGTGGCGCCAAAGCTGCAGCGCTCACAGACCATGATGCAATGCATGGAGTCTTAGAGTTTTATCTTTCGTGCCAATCAGAAAAAATTAATGGTATTATTGGGTATGAATTAAATGCAGAACCTAAATATCTTGAAGAAAAAAAACAAACATGCCACCTAGTTTTACTTGCCGAAAATGATATTGGTTATTCAAATCTTATTAAACTTTGCACAATTGCAAATACATCTGGTAAAAATAATATATTTACAGATTCTTCAAATGTAAGCTGGCATGATCTCGAACAATACTCAAAAGGAATTATTTGTTTAACAAGTTGTCTAAAAGGTGAACTTGCAAAACATCTTTTAAATGATGATAAAAAAAATGCGCGTCTGTATCTTGAAAATTTAATAAACATATTTGGTAAAAAAAATACTTTTGTAGAATTGATTGACAATGGATTAGGAGAACAAAAACATCTCATTCCAAAACTCGTGCAAATTGCTAGCGAGCTTGATGTTGGTATTGTTGCCTCCGCAGATGTGCATTATCTTTATAAAAAAGATAAAGAAACACACATGTCTCTCCTAGCAATAAAAAATAAATTGCAAAAATCTGACGTCAAAGGTGTTCCTTCAGAAATAGAGTTTCACTTAACAACAGCAGAAGAAATGTGTGAAAAATTTTCTCAATATCCTGAGGCAATTCTAAACACAACACGTATTGCAAATCGATGCTTGGTAAAAATTGATACAAAAAGTATTTTTATGCCTGATTATCGTCAACGTGAAAATGAATCGTCCGACGAATGCTTGGTAAGATTATCAAAAGAAGGACTAGAAGCAAGAAAAGATGCCATTGCGAACTGGATGGGCGACAAATTTAATAACGATATTTGGCAAGAATATCAAAAACGTCTCGATTATGAACTCTCTGTTATTTTAACAATGAAGTTTTCTGGTTACTTTTTAATCGTTCAAGATTTTATCAACTGGGCAAAAATGCAAAACATCCCTGTTGGACCGGGACGTGGTTCTGCAGCAGGAAGCATAGTGACCTATGCATTGCGTATTACAAATATTGACCCCATTCGTTTTAATTTATTATTTGAACGTTTTTTAAATCCTGAACGGATTTCGATGCCCGATATCGATACCGACTTTTGCCAAGATCGCAGAGGCGAAGTTTTAAATTACGTTTATCAAAAATACGGTAACAGAGCAGTTTCTCAAATTGTGACTTTTGGCCGAATGATGGCGAAAAATGCAATTAAAAATCTTGCACGAATTAATGGCTGGTCATTTCATGATAGCAATGAATTTGCAAAACTCATTCCAGAATCACCTGGAATTACGCTAGAACAAGCCTTTCAAGAAGAGCCTAAAATTCGAGAACGCGTAGAAAATGATGAACGCACTCGCAATCTTTGGGAAGGAGCGCTTGAAGTTGAAGGGACACTAAGTTCTCTTGGAATTCATGCTGCAGGTGTTATTATTTCTGATAGAGCACTTGATGAACGTTGCCCATTGCTTGAGTCAGAAGGGCAACTTCTGACTCAATTTGAAAATAAATACGCAGAAAAAATTGGTTTAATTAAATTTGACTTTTTGGGTTTAAAAACTCTTACTGTTATTGACAATACAGTAAAACTAATTAAAAAACATAAAAATCCATCGCTAGATATTGATACTATCAATCTTGAAGATAAAAAAGTCTACGAAATGATCTCTACGGCTCATGTTACTGGTGTTTTTCAGCTTGAGTCTACGGGAATGCGAAAACTCATTGCAGATCTCAAACCCACATGTTTTACGGATATCATTGCTGTTCTCGCTCTATTTCGACCAGGACCACTAGGTTCAGGAATGGTAGAAGATTTTGTAAAAAGAAAACATGGAGAAACTGCCGTTGAATACCCATTTATTGAGCTAGAAAGCATTTTAAATGATACCTATGGCGTTATTGTTTACCAAGAACAAGTTCAAAAGATTGCAGCCGTACTTGCTAACTACAGCTTAGGCGAAGCCGATCTCTTACGCCGCGCAATGGGTAAAAAAGATAAAGTCGAAATGGAAAAACAAAAAAGCCGTTTCGTTAGTGGTGCCACACAAAATAATCATAACGCCCAAAAATCTGGTGAGTTATTTGATTTAATGGCTAAATTTGCTGAATATGGTTTTAATAAGAGTCATACTGCAGCTTATGGTTGGGTTACATACCAAACTGCTTGGCTTAAAACTTATTATCCAACCGAATTTATGACAGCCATCATGTCTTGTGACTTAGATAATACAGATAAGATTGTTGGCTACGTTCGTGACTGCAAAAGAATGAAAATTAAAGTTCTTCCACCATGCGTTAACCATTCGCGATTTGAGTTTAGTATTCCTGAAGAACGCGTTATTCAGTTTGGATTGGGTGCTGTTAAAGGTCTGGGTTCAGGAATTATCAATATGATCGTTCAGGAAAGAGAAAAGAATGGTTTATTTACAACAGTTCCCGAATTCATTGTCCGCATGGATGCTCGTAAACTCAATAAAAAAATTATGGAAAGTTTAATCAAATCTGGAGCATTTGATAGCCTTGCAACAAATAGGGCAGAACTCCTTACAAATTCTGATTCTTGGTTGCGCACTATTGCAAAAGAAGCAGACAGAGAAGAAAAAACAGTTTTTGATCTTTTTGCAATGTGTGAATCACAAGTCGCTCATTCTGGCAATCAGCCATCTTCTGCAACAATTGCTCAAAATCTTAAAAACTTAGATCCCATCGTGACTGTGCAATTTTCTCCTTTTGCCTTACCAACAAAAATAAAGTTTGAAAATTGCCCCGTTAAAATTCAAAATCAACTTGTCGCAGTTCAGTTAAAACCTACAAAACCTTGGAACTATCAAGAACAACTTGCCCATGAATTTGCAACACTTGGCTTCTATATGACAGGACATCCTGCGGATATTTTACGTCCAGATTTTGATAAGCTTGCAGAAATTACTTTAGACCAAGCAGCTCTTTATCTTGAGCCCGATAATGTGCCCGATTATAAACGCAAAATAATAAAAGTCGCAGGCATTGTTACAATGCTATTAGAAAAGAAAAATAGAGAAGGACAACCGTTTTTAGTATTAAAAATCGAAGATGGATTTGGCGAGTTAGAAGTTACCTTATTTAATAAACAGTATGCAGCATTATCAGAATCCATTAAATTTGGTGAGGCATTTATTATTGAATGTAAAATAAGACGCGGGATAGAAGAGGGTAGTGTAAAAGGTGTTGCTCAACGTCTTGATAGAGTTTCTAATAAGCGTTTAGAGCTCATTAAAAGAATAGTTTTGTCTACTCATGAAAACTTCCTTAAAGAAAAAGATAATATCAAAAAGCTTATACAAATCTTTAATAAAAACACTGGTACTACTCCTTTATTTATGAACATTCTGATACCAGATGATAAAATTATGATTAAAGCAAAATTTGGAAATCACTTTGTAAAACCTACCGATTCTTTTATTATGGAAATTGAAAACTCTTGGCCTGGTATGATTAAGGTTGAGAGACTTTATCAAAATCCGATACAACTTGCTTAA
- a CDS encoding DUF507 family protein, with protein sequence MKLSSEQLERLAERVFKVLKCSGHIELDYSTEERVEEKVIEQITNVLEDDSRTEDRLSREAERLVQQQSQIAKSSGKSFESLVDEVKIRLAKSKRVILGDSPERADSLAEKVLKAIWKIDSIDFFSEDMKVQNCIARAIHRFRLEDDRIIEAVEKIVNKKSGEEPYSHAWCLAFDKYYNEVRQRIANQKASDEPHSMGG encoded by the coding sequence ATGAAACTTTCATCAGAGCAATTAGAACGCCTTGCCGAGCGTGTTTTTAAAGTCTTAAAGTGCTCCGGTCACATTGAACTTGATTACTCAACCGAAGAACGTGTTGAAGAAAAAGTTATTGAACAAATTACAAACGTTTTAGAAGACGATTCCCGTACTGAAGATAGACTCTCCAGAGAAGCGGAACGCCTAGTGCAACAACAAAGTCAAATAGCCAAATCTTCTGGCAAAAGTTTCGAAAGCCTTGTTGATGAAGTTAAAATCCGTCTTGCAAAATCAAAACGTGTCATTTTAGGAGATTCTCCTGAACGAGCTGATTCTCTCGCAGAAAAAGTGTTAAAGGCGATTTGGAAAATTGATAGCATCGACTTTTTTAGCGAAGACATGAAAGTCCAAAACTGCATTGCTCGAGCAATCCATCGTTTTCGTTTAGAAGATGATCGCATTATTGAAGCTGTAGAAAAAATTGTTAATAAAAAAAGCGGTGAAGAGCCTTACTCTCACGCTTGGTGTCTTGCGTTTGACAAATACTATAACGAAGTTCGTCAACGTATAGCAAACCAAAAGGCTTCTGATGAACCCCACTCAATGGGGGGATAA
- a CDS encoding tetratricopeptide repeat protein encodes MNIINRHKLSVSLITLIIAFSQGCTSTSSKTPNSLSYILSGNKFAEKGEFARSAEQYKNALKEEPNSSTAKRNLGLVYVKMNKFKEAANLLSEVSSAYPKDPELFYFLGEAYRGLSLEQKAILNYKQSLGLAPNDLRTIKSLSWVYLKTGEINEAEQLIKKNYEKNPLDLQLLLIMSSIDVKKGRYSKAIKEMKEFEKSDFKIISRDKTTAETEKILLLNVLGNAYLGINDCVKAQKIFDLVLQSRPFLASTLTDSAKCDLKSNNLSLAMGKLEKAYSAEPDYPESLFLLGKIYTQYDPKKAVFYYKRFLELSSENQSFINEFKQAQASINSLESKNLPSSQKSD; translated from the coding sequence GTGAACATTATAAATAGACATAAACTCAGTGTTTCGCTAATCACTTTAATTATTGCTTTTAGCCAGGGTTGTACTAGCACATCATCAAAAACCCCCAACAGTTTAAGTTACATACTGTCAGGAAATAAGTTTGCAGAAAAAGGCGAATTTGCAAGATCTGCAGAACAGTACAAAAATGCTCTGAAAGAAGAACCAAATTCTTCTACAGCCAAACGCAACCTTGGTTTGGTTTATGTTAAAATGAACAAATTTAAAGAAGCTGCAAACCTTTTGTCAGAAGTATCTTCTGCTTATCCTAAAGATCCAGAACTATTTTATTTTTTAGGTGAAGCGTATCGCGGCCTTTCTTTAGAGCAAAAAGCAATTTTAAATTATAAACAATCACTTGGTTTAGCACCAAACGATTTGCGAACAATTAAGTCTTTAAGTTGGGTTTATTTAAAAACTGGCGAAATCAATGAGGCCGAACAGCTAATCAAAAAAAACTACGAAAAAAATCCACTCGATCTTCAGCTGTTATTAATTATGAGTAGCATTGATGTTAAAAAAGGACGTTATAGTAAAGCAATCAAAGAAATGAAAGAATTTGAAAAATCTGACTTTAAAATTATAAGTAGAGATAAAACTACAGCAGAAACAGAAAAAATTCTGCTTTTAAATGTTTTAGGCAATGCCTACCTGGGTATCAATGATTGCGTTAAGGCTCAAAAAATATTTGATTTAGTGCTACAATCAAGACCTTTCTTAGCATCTACTCTCACAGATTCTGCGAAGTGTGATCTAAAATCAAATAACTTGTCGCTAGCGATGGGCAAACTTGAAAAAGCATATTCCGCCGAACCAGATTACCCAGAATCATTGTTTTTATTAGGAAAAATTTATACTCAATATGACCCTAAAAAAGCAGTGTTTTATTACAAACGATTTTTAGAACTAAGTTCCGAAAACCAAAGTTTTATCAATGAATTCAAACAGGCACAGGCATCTATCAATTCTCTTGAATCTAAAAACTTACCGTCGTCACAGAAATCTGATTGA
- the rsmD gene encoding 16S rRNA (guanine(966)-N(2))-methyltransferase RsmD, with the protein MRVISGIYKRRQLATLPGNLITRPTADRIKESLFNIIASEIHNSNVLDLFSGSGSLGIEALSRGAHKVIFVEQHPDAVKVIQENLKKLQIPDDKFIIIKNDVSNFLKSFNFDIKIDIVFADPPYSTEWYKNALNEIEHSKILNNNCTVIFEMPANYDFHLQFYSRDWRMTDKRNYGKTKLEIWQKGTHE; encoded by the coding sequence ATGCGTGTTATCAGTGGCATTTACAAACGAAGACAGCTTGCCACACTTCCTGGTAATTTAATTACCAGACCAACTGCCGACAGAATTAAAGAAAGTTTGTTTAATATTATTGCATCAGAAATTCATAACTCTAATGTACTTGATTTATTTTCTGGTAGCGGCTCTCTTGGTATTGAAGCGCTTAGTAGAGGTGCTCATAAAGTTATTTTTGTTGAACAACATCCAGATGCTGTAAAAGTAATTCAAGAAAATTTAAAAAAATTACAAATACCAGATGATAAATTCATAATTATCAAAAATGATGTTTCAAATTTTTTAAAATCATTCAATTTTGACATTAAAATTGACATCGTTTTTGCAGATCCTCCCTATAGTACAGAATGGTATAAAAATGCACTTAATGAAATTGAACATTCAAAAATATTAAACAATAATTGCACCGTCATTTTTGAAATGCCAGCAAACTATGATTTTCATTTACAATTCTACTCAAGAGACTGGCGCATGACAGACAAACGCAATTATGGAAAAACAAAATTAGAAATCTGGCAGAAAGGAACTCACGAGTGA
- a CDS encoding aminotransferase class IV, translating into MKNIFNGIANINGKLCNLNEASVPLSDRGLLFGHAIFETLLVYKGKIIDWQTHYERMKLSCEKSFIQIPNEHDLKNEALKAVDENIKKSEQLYDKAQLRIIISGGNSFDFAIKRENNSLPSCNIYIICRNVSGPTKENYMNGIKLKLVADLRSPGLVNIKSSSYLYSIIALENSRLDGFEDALYYNSNEIITESTTANFIWFDKNLNVYSAPFEGACLAGTTLSRLISGLKKFKISFDWKELNRAKIVEFAGCAIISSIRGIVPVKQIENHHFDIQEFRAFFNTLNKALQSE; encoded by the coding sequence ATGAAAAATATATTTAATGGTATTGCAAATATTAATGGAAAGTTATGCAATCTCAATGAGGCAAGTGTTCCTCTTAGCGACAGAGGATTGTTGTTTGGTCATGCAATTTTTGAAACACTTTTGGTTTATAAAGGTAAAATTATTGACTGGCAGACTCATTATGAGAGAATGAAATTAAGTTGTGAAAAATCTTTTATCCAAATACCAAACGAGCACGATCTTAAAAATGAGGCTCTAAAAGCAGTAGATGAGAATATTAAAAAATCAGAACAACTTTATGATAAAGCACAGTTAAGAATTATTATTTCGGGAGGAAATTCATTTGATTTTGCTATTAAAAGAGAAAATAATTCTCTTCCGTCCTGTAATATTTACATTATTTGCAGAAATGTTTCTGGGCCAACAAAAGAAAATTACATGAATGGCATAAAGTTAAAATTAGTAGCTGATTTGCGTTCTCCTGGACTTGTAAATATAAAAAGTAGCTCTTATCTCTATAGCATAATAGCACTCGAGAACTCTCGATTAGATGGGTTTGAAGATGCCCTTTATTATAATTCCAATGAAATAATAACAGAATCAACTACTGCAAATTTTATATGGTTTGATAAGAATCTCAATGTTTATTCTGCCCCCTTTGAAGGAGCATGTTTAGCAGGTACAACACTCTCTCGCTTAATTTCAGGCTTAAAAAAGTTTAAAATTTCATTTGACTGGAAAGAATTAAATCGTGCAAAGATAGTAGAGTTCGCAGGATGCGCCATAATTTCTTCAATTCGAGGAATTGTGCCAGTAAAACAAATAGAAAATCATCACTTTGATATTCAAGAATTTAGAGCGTTTTTTAACACTCTAAATAAAGCACTTCAAAGTGAATAA
- a CDS encoding helix-turn-helix domain-containing protein — translation MTICGVKFRTFPSIEQAKKLSQWIDCARVIYICKVSNNNQNYSGFKNTGENFSLNQDFSPFKKKEKEWLNQFPSQILRNAFLTWYTAKKRFFKGLANNLCKNIINNLSFSFCYDLENSVKSEEDLLDEYSCFEKDSLNVLNVDFDRGVVIPFQTSRQISYDFRAIYFANSRYFVS, via the coding sequence ATGACAATATGTGGTGTAAAATTCAGAACGTTTCCAAGCATTGAGCAAGCTAAAAAACTTTCTCAATGGATTGATTGTGCGAGAGTTATATACATTTGCAAAGTGTCAAATAATAATCAAAATTATAGTGGATTTAAAAATACAGGAGAAAATTTTTCTTTAAATCAAGATTTTTCTCCCTTTAAAAAAAAAGAAAAAGAGTGGTTAAATCAATTTCCTTCGCAAATTTTACGCAATGCATTTTTAACTTGGTACACTGCAAAAAAGCGTTTTTTTAAAGGATTAGCAAACAATCTCTGTAAAAATATAATTAATAATTTGTCTTTTTCTTTTTGTTACGATTTAGAAAATAGTGTAAAATCTGAGGAAGATTTGTTAGATGAATATTCTTGTTTTGAAAAAGATTCACTCAATGTTCTTAATGTTGACTTTGATCGTGGTGTTGTGATTCCATTTCAAACTAGTCGTCAAATAAGTTATGATTTTAGAGCAATCTATTTCGCTAATTCTCGTTACTTTGTTAGCTAG
- a CDS encoding transposase, whose protein sequence is MREFWSQLLDCKLIELNSKDNHEHILVSILPKYFVAIVVIKLKLKSSYFFKKSFGNRLRKNYGEIIFVAQASPL, encoded by the coding sequence ATTCGTGAATTTTGGAGTCAATTGCTTGATTGCAAACTTATTGAGTTAAACAGCAAAGACAATCATGAACATATTCTTGTAAGTATCCTACCTAAATATTTTGTTGCAATAGTGGTGATCAAATTAAAATTAAAATCTTCTTATTTTTTCAAAAAGAGTTTCGGAAACAGATTAAGAAAAAATTATGGAGAGATTATTTTTGTAGCCCAAGCAAGCCCTCTCTAA
- a CDS encoding sigma 54-interacting transcriptional regulator, producing MTDEQHFNYEHFENLNIIKKLRIIIGSWWNIQLNFTDQKGYLRGVPQGKFFNPKNPICKLITENNETFRQCVAVARQTTIESEEAGEQLISTCHAGFSTISVPLKLGNKYLGCVFADGFIIEETLEEQKEKLRYYLKKHFSQEYDDIEKYIHQLPILSMKEVRYLEELLQVFIDEILTLRKSINDNNDDFQAISSSLKKDWNFENIVGKSTAMQEVFKLLSKISDSDATILITGENGTGKEGIAKAIHVNSKRKDKNFIVQNCGAINDNLLESELFGHVKGSFTNAIKDKKGLFELADKGTLFLDEIGDTSSSMQVKLLRLLQDGTFIPVGGLEQKKVDVRILAATNKNLEEMVKNGSFREDLYYRLNVINVKLPPLRDRVEDILLLTKKFLENYSTQNNTKIKKISAGCMQRMEKYTWPGNVRELENEIQRLCVLSGDEIEIQEELLSERIYGIRDNNESFNGINKEGSLKEAVEQLEKEMILLNLEIENWNKSKTALKLGISRASLIMKCEKYHLEKKQNKN from the coding sequence GTGACAGATGAACAGCATTTCAATTACGAGCATTTTGAAAATTTAAATATTATAAAGAAATTACGGATAATTATAGGCAGTTGGTGGAATATTCAGCTAAATTTTACCGATCAAAAAGGGTATTTGAGGGGGGTTCCACAAGGAAAATTCTTTAATCCTAAAAATCCAATCTGTAAACTCATTACTGAAAATAACGAAACATTTAGACAATGTGTTGCTGTCGCAAGGCAAACAACAATCGAATCCGAAGAAGCTGGTGAGCAATTAATATCAACATGTCATGCTGGATTTAGCACAATTTCTGTTCCTTTAAAATTAGGAAATAAATATTTAGGATGCGTATTCGCCGATGGTTTTATAATTGAAGAAACTCTTGAAGAACAAAAAGAAAAATTACGATATTATTTAAAAAAACATTTTAGTCAAGAATATGATGATATTGAGAAATATATTCATCAGCTTCCAATTTTATCAATGAAAGAGGTAAGATATCTTGAAGAACTATTGCAGGTATTTATTGATGAAATTCTAACTTTAAGAAAATCAATTAATGATAATAATGATGATTTTCAGGCAATATCATCAAGCTTAAAAAAAGATTGGAATTTTGAAAATATTGTAGGCAAAAGTACAGCAATGCAAGAGGTTTTTAAGCTTTTATCTAAAATAAGCGATAGTGATGCGACAATTTTAATTACAGGTGAAAATGGTACAGGAAAAGAAGGAATTGCTAAAGCTATTCACGTAAATTCAAAAAGAAAAGATAAAAATTTTATAGTCCAAAATTGCGGAGCAATAAATGATAATTTATTGGAATCAGAATTATTTGGACATGTAAAAGGCTCATTTACCAATGCAATTAAAGATAAAAAAGGATTATTTGAATTAGCTGATAAAGGAACATTATTTTTAGATGAAATTGGTGATACTTCTTCTTCAATGCAGGTTAAATTACTCAGACTTTTGCAAGATGGTACTTTTATTCCTGTAGGTGGATTGGAGCAAAAAAAAGTAGATGTTCGTATTTTAGCTGCAACAAATAAAAATCTAGAAGAGATGGTTAAAAATGGTTCTTTTCGCGAAGATCTATATTATCGTTTAAATGTTATTAATGTTAAACTTCCTCCGCTCCGAGATAGGGTAGAAGATATTCTTCTTTTAACAAAAAAATTTCTTGAAAATTATAGCACACAAAATAATACAAAAATTAAAAAAATTTCTGCCGGCTGTATGCAGAGAATGGAAAAATATACTTGGCCAGGGAATGTGAGAGAGCTAGAAAATGAAATTCAAAGACTTTGTGTTTTATCCGGTGATGAGATAGAAATACAAGAAGAACTTTTATCAGAAAGAATTTATGGTATACGTGACAATAATGAATCATTTAATGGAATAAATAAAGAAGGTAGTCTCAAAGAAGCTGTAGAACAACTCGAAAAAGAAATGATTTTATTAAATTTAGAAATTGAAAATTGGAACAAAAGCAAAACAGCATTAAAATTAGGAATAAGCCGTGCTAGTTTAATAATGAAATGTGAAAAATATCATTTAGAAAAAAAACAAAACAAAAATTAA
- a CDS encoding transposase, which produces MDWQSQLITVYLTTCDFFSQLSPTSFLKISPNSNPSFTDQEVTTIYIFGVLMKQKNIKAIFNFTKNFIPNWFPHLPSYEGFLSRLNSLSKLFPELANFILKNNKFKIPKTKSKPFILIDSLPIILTTGFRAHKCNTANDISAIGYCSSKDKFYYGLKLHLAALFQNKKLAAPIDFKITPAATHDLTAVKNDLLNFKHSQIFANRAYCDKSTKKNLNQINSKLHTPIKLSRNKKTLSSDEKVYSKSVSSIRQSIEILFNWLIESSGIQIASKVRID; this is translated from the coding sequence ATGGACTGGCAGAGCCAACTCATCACTGTATACCTTACTACCTGCGATTTCTTTTCTCAACTCTCTCCAACCTCTTTTTTAAAAATTAGTCCAAACTCAAATCCCTCGTTCACAGACCAAGAAGTCACCACTATTTACATCTTTGGAGTTTTAATGAAACAAAAAAATATAAAAGCTATTTTTAACTTCACTAAAAATTTTATTCCAAACTGGTTTCCTCACTTGCCTTCTTATGAAGGATTTTTGTCAAGACTTAATAGCTTAAGTAAACTCTTTCCTGAACTTGCAAACTTTATTTTAAAAAATAATAAATTTAAAATCCCTAAAACAAAATCCAAACCTTTTATTCTTATTGACTCTTTACCTATTATACTCACAACTGGTTTTCGGGCGCACAAGTGCAATACTGCAAACGATATTTCTGCTATTGGCTATTGCTCTTCAAAAGATAAATTTTACTATGGGTTAAAACTTCATCTCGCTGCTTTGTTTCAAAATAAAAAACTTGCCGCACCTATTGATTTTAAAATCACACCCGCCGCAACTCACGACTTAACTGCTGTTAAGAATGATCTTTTAAACTTCAAACATTCGCAAATCTTTGCCAATCGTGCTTACTGTGACAAATCAACTAAAAAAAACTTGAATCAAATAAACTCTAAATTACACACACCAATTAAACTCTCTCGGAATAAAAAAACTCTTTCTAGTGATGAGAAAGTTTATTCTAAATCTGTTAGCTCTATTCGGCAGTCCATTGAAATCCTTTTTAACTGGTTAATTGAATCCAGCGGTATTCAAATCGCATCAAAAGTTCGAATCGACTAA